The sequence gtggctcagtgggttaaagcctctgctttcggctcaggtcatgatcccagggtcctgggatggagccccatgttgggctctctgctcagcggggagcctgcttcccttcctctctctctgcctgcccctgcctacttgtgatctctctctgtcaaataaataaaatcttaaaaaaaaaaaaagacaattgacTTGTTACCTGCTTATAAACCTGTATTATCTTGCTGTCTTAGAATGCCTCCATTATCTGGCTCCAGGCTACTTCTCTGAACTGCAGAGCAATTGAGGCGTGATCTGTGGCCCTCAATTTATACTCAGACCCAGTCCCTCTTGTTCTTATATGCCAACTTTGGGAAAGGAGACTCTCATTTGTAAGTATTTAACGGAGTAAATGTATAAGTAAATACTTTAAGTATTTGCAAGAGTTCAGGTAACATGGCAGTTTCCCAGGCAGGGCTGAGGAGAGTCTTCCTGGGTGAAGCTGTTCAGATTTTCAGATGTGGAGCTgagccattctttttttctggattaaGCATCAAGGCAGGAGGCACTTGACCTTAAAAGATCAGGGGTGTTGGAACTAGAGAGGTGATAAGATCACATGAAGACCTCAATGGCAGCCAACCTCCTGTAGAATCCTGCAGTTTGGACATCACGATTAGCCAAATAAACAGATACTATCTTTTGTAAGATGTTTTCAGAAGGCTTTGCCACTCTTCTTCCATGCACAGTCATTTTTTCCAGTTGGATTTCCAGTTGTTTAAGTTGTTTCCATTGCTTCCCCCACCATTCTTCTTCTTATTAATaggtttttaggggtgcctggctggcttagtcggtagagcatgtgacttttgatcttggggttgtgaattagagccccacattgggtatggagattactttaaaaaaaaggttaaaaaaaaagaaaaaggatttaaggggtgcctggatagctcagttggttaagcaactgcctttggctcaggttgtggtgttggggtcctgggatcgagccccacatcgggctccctgttcagagcagagtctgcttttccctctggcccACCCCATGGTTGtgctctttctcgctctcaaataaataagtcaaatcttttatttatttatttttttaaagatttgacttatttatttgacagagatcgcaagtaggcagagaggcaggcagagaaagaggaagggaagcaggctccctgctgagcagagagcccgatgcggggctcgatcccaggatcctggaatcatgacctgagctgaaggcagaggcttcaacctactgagccacccaggcgcccctaagtaaaatcttttttataaaaaggatttaaaatgaaaaaaaaaataggatttatttttttagagtggtTTTAGGTTTACAAGATGTTCAGCAGATATGTAGAGTTCCTGTGTACCTCCTCTTGTTTGTATACTGTTTCTTCAATTACTAACGTCTTGCATTAGTgtgttacattttttatatttggtgAGCCAATATctgtacattattattaactaaacttcatgaaaattaaggGTCACTGTGTTCTGTGGTTCTCTGGATTTTGATAAATGCCTAATGTCATGTAtctaccattacagtatcatacagaatagtttcatcaCCTGACCATTTCACTTTTATCTCTGTATTCCAGTGTCTAGCACAGGGCTTATAAATGTTATATGAATGTGCAATGATATCTCATCTAAAATTAGATATGAGCAATCAAATTCAGtagaatttgaaaaacatttaaagaacaatcTGCTGCAACCAAATAGAGCCTATCCTAGGAATGAAAGGAtggtttaaaattagaaaaatgtgctATCTCTCATTAGTCTgtcagataataaaaataataaaactcagtATATAGAGGAAATCAGAATTGAAAGCTTATCCCTGATTTTCAGAAAACTCTGGAAATTAGAATGCTTTATtaacataaaaagaatatttcaatcAGCATTATTTCAAAGCTGATACACTAAAAGGATTTTCTAATGGGACAAAACAAGCCTGGTAGCTCTGttattatttcatgtaattctGGAAGTTCTTACTAATGAAGGTGGGAGACAAAAGGGTCACCGTTTTGAGAAAGGGGTTGTCATTATTATTGAGACTGTAGGAAACCACTGCCCCCCATAAACTGAAAATCTGTTAAAATCAATTGTTTTAATAAGATAGCTGAACATATAATAGATATCCAAGTGAAAAAGTTTCCTCTATATAGCAGAACTGGTTAGAATAATTAATGAGATAAAAGAATTCTATTACTAAATAGGCACCTTAACAAGAAACATGGAGGACCccttaagaaaaatattcaaggggtgcctgggtggctcagatggttaagtatttGCCTCCGCCCTGGtgctgatcccagagtcctaggatcaaggcctgtgtcaggcttcctgctcagtgcagagcctgcttctccctctctctctgccattccctctgcttgtgctgtccagctctgtctctctgtcaaataaataaaatcttttaaaaagaaaaaaagtcaaaattatacTAAGACAAAAATTgacttaagattttttaaagattttatttatttgagagaacatgaacggtggggcagggggtaggggcaggtTTACTCTATTAATTTTGCTCTCTTAATTGTACTCTGTCTTGTTCCATAATGATTTTAAGTTCACTTTCAAAGTATATGTACATGATGACATAAAAATAACTGAAGGATTCAGGCAAGGAAATCTAGAGGGATGGGCCACAGATTTATTCTGAGCTTTCCAGCAGCCAAAATAGAGAAAGGATCATgatcaattatatatatttcatgtttgTATCATAAAATATTGAGTTGATAGGAAAAAACAACTTTTCCTAGTACTGACACCAGAGAGAATTTTCTCATGGGTCTCAAAGAGAGGATACCACGCAGAGTAAAGAAGGATCATCTTGACAACCTAATAAAACAGCAGTCAGCTTCATTGAGGTGTTTCTTATGAAATTCCTTGCTCATGGGCCACACAGGAGTGAATAGTTGGTCAGGCTTTTGGTGGCGGGTTGAGGAGTGTGGTGATGGTTGTGTATGGACGTGAGGAAGGTCCCATACACTGCGCTGAGGTGGCACTGGGGAGGGGGCACATTATAGAGACCATAGTTATGATTCCTGGTTCATGTGTTGTGCTAATCTGGTGTCCTGTGAATTTTCACAGACAAGCCACCAAATTTTTATCAgcaaattacatttatttttgctccAGCTATGGGTCCACACTGCTAAGCAGTCTGTCTGATGGTGGTGTGGGATATGAATGCCCCAGCTACGGGGGAGCCAGGCAGGAAACGAGAGGTGCCGCTTAGGCTAGCATTACAGAGAATTTGCTGTGGATGGACTGAACAGTCTCTGTAAATATTCTCTCAAATTAGATTTTGATAAGTGCTGTGGAGAACAAGTAAACTATGGTCAGCTGTAGGTCCATACACTTTAATATTTGGCTAATGGCATTAACAGCCTCTTAGTTTGAGAAGCCTCATGAGGTAAGATGCTTGAATAGAGAGCTAGCTTGTCTAAAGATTTTCCTAGAAAAACAAGTTGAGGCTTGATCCAGTACATGGAAGGGGCTGTCAAGGTCAAGGTTTCCAAATTTCTACATTGTAGAGGATAGCCACATTAATTTAGGTTTTGGgagaattgattttttaagaaattaatggtATGAAAGCCTGACTTaagtaagaggggaaaaaaaaaaccccaaagttgCAAAGTATCCATATAAGTTCCTGGTAAGGGGCTCTTGGGTTAAGcatcggtcagttaagcatccgactctggcttttggctccagtcatgactTAATGGGTCAttggattgagcctcatgtcgggctccatgcttcagggtggaggggtggtccaccctcagtggggagtgtgcttgaagattctctccctctgcctgtccctctgcttgcatgcatacatacacacactctctctctcaaataaataaatcttaaaaaaaaaaaagttcctggggcacctgggtggctcagtggtcaagtgtctgcctttggcttgggtcatgatcccggggtcctgggattgggccctgcatcaggctccctatttagtgggaggcctgcttctccctctcccactctccctgcctgtgttccttctctcgctgtctctctctctctgtgtcaaataaataaaatattaaaaaaaaaaaaaaagttcctggtAAATCCTTCCAGGAAATGATGTCCAAGTAGATAGTAACCAGCGTGGTTTAGAAGGTTTAGAAGCTGGGCTTCACCTCTCTTTAAGCCACAGTGTTTTCATCTGCAAACTAAGGACATTAGTATCCACTTGAGGGCTAACCAGTTAGTAAGGTTAGAACTGAGGGCGTCCTCTAAGCCATTTTATGTATGTGCCTTTCTAGCCAGAATTGTATTTTGCTACTAGAGGGTCCTTGTCTCATGACTCACTAGGAGTTGTTTGTGTTGGCTGAGACCCAGTGCAGAAAAAACCTTGTAAATTGTCCTACAGATTGTAGGGACAGTCAGAGTCTCCCCTCTCAGGTGTCTGAAGTGGGATTTTTTAAGTTATGAGGTAGCTGAAGTTTGGAGGCCCTATTTGCCCTCATTCTGGTCACCTCTTCAGTCCGACCACGGGAGCAGGTATCGGGTGATAGCTGAGCCAGTGTTAAAGGCAAAGGGCAGGGTAGTCCCGAGGGTAGTCACTTCTGGGCAACTTCCTTTCACAGTGCCATTTACGACTGAGTTGGGTCCTTGGATAGTTTTGAAGACTTTTCCATTTGCCTTCATACTCAGATAAGCCCTTCGTCATGGCTTCCAGAGCACCCCCTGCCCGGCTTGTTCTGGTCCTGGCATTTAAGTTCTCAGAGAAATGAATTTCATGATATGTAGAATAAATGAAAGTTAGAAGCCCACAGTATGAAGCGTCCCAAGAAGATAACAaggagatagaaagaaaggaaaaggttaGTGAAATCATTGCCTCACATTGGGAAATCAGGTCAACACTTCAGGGAGCTGACAGTGTttctttggatttgtttttgtctctgaaaGACGGAGAGAGAAAAGGCTTAAGAAGTGGACAGTGGGGTGGTGGTGATTATAGACGAGGGGCTCATCTCAACCACCTCCCCGAATTTTGATGTAATAATGCAGTTTCTGTCTCTTTGCTTGTTCTTAGCAAAGCCCTGTCCCATCAGGACAAAGCTGGGAGGAGGATGACCTACAGCGGTGGCTGACCTCACCATCTGCTCAGGGTCTGCCCAGCCCTGCACTTGCACATGTGTTATGTCACCTTCTGTGTCACTATCATCTTTTCCTTTGACCCGTTGGGCTGGCTTTTCCagaagtgttttctttccttggtcagggctttatattcattttactaCTTCTATATTCAATTAAAGTCAATGACTTAATTGTACATTGAAAACAAAACCGAAAAACTTAACAAGAAGCCACTGCCCTAATACGGCAGGAGAGTTGAGGGCAGTGCTACTCTGAATGCACTCTGGTTTCCTGGCCAAGTGGGGGCACATTTAGGGACTCTGAGAATATTTGCAGGCATAGTTCCACATACACTCATTTTTGAGTTGTGGAGAACAAGACAGGTGTCAGAAGCTGGAGACATTGTTAACACAGTCCTCCCTGGGGAAAAATAAGTTGATTCCATGTTGATAAACATGTTGATTCCATGCCAGATTCTAGttttatctgagagaaagtgggagtgagagagatcacagagagggagatgtagatttcccgctgagcagggaacccggagtggggcttgatatcaggaccctgagatcatgacctgagtcaaaggcacgTGCTGTTCATGGTAATACGGACCCCAGATGATGGCCCTGTCCCTGTTGggctaacagttttttttttttttttttaaagattttatttatttatttgacagacagagatgacaagtaggcagagaggcaggcagagagagagagagagaggaggaagcaggctctccgcggagcagacagcccgatgcggggctcgatcccaggaccctgggatcatgacctgagccgaaggcagaggctttaacccactgagccacccaggtgccccgggctAACAGTTTTTGTTGTCTTGTCTGCCAGATAGAAAAACATAGAATGCCTGGCTGGCCTCATCCAGGGAGTTCAGAGCCATTGGCAAGGCCTGCCGCTAGAAGGGCTATTTCTAGTGGCTTCCCTGCTTCTGCACAAAGAGTACCAAAGGCTATTGGACATTGATCTTTGTTTTTCATTGAGCTATTGACATATTACATTGAGTAAGTTTAAGATGTACCACATAATGATTTCAGTATTTGTGtataatacaaaatacaatagtaagtttagttaacaatCATTACTTCATGCAGATAAAAGTTACAGCTTTTGTTcttttgatgagaacttttaaggtctCCTCTCAGCCGCCTTCAAATACACAGTGAagtgttgttaactatagtcaccatgctatacatttcCTCCTCAGAACTTGTAACTTGTAACTAACATGTTAGTACTttttgaccaccttcatccaTTCTCCCCTATCCTGGACATTAGTCATTAAATTGCTGTTTGGGTTagatgtccttttttttcttttttgccacttttttttttttttttttaagattgctacacacagagagagagatcacaagcaggcagagaggcaggtagagagaaggggaagcaggctccctgctgagcagagagcccagtgcagggcttgatcccaggaccctgggatcaggacctgagccgaaggcagaggcttaacccattgagccacccaggtgctccgggTGAGATGTGCTTTTAAGGTGCTTTCCAAGTctaagattttctgtttctcagtggTGGTGTTTCAGACTCttctaattgttttcattttaataagaaGATAAAAGTACAGTAACAGGTGTTAAATGACAAAGATGCCTACCACTATGACTATTTTCTGTGACCTGTTCCATTTGGAACCCTCTGGCTGAGTAGTTCTGTTCTCTTTGCTCTGCCACTTTTGACCCTCTCTTTCCTGTGGGGAGCCCCTTGCAGAGCTGACAGTCCCTTGCTTCCACAGGGTCCAGCTGTCAGTCTTGGCCAAGCTGCACAGGCTGCAAGAGACGGCTCCTCTCTGGGGTAccctggccggctcagtcggtggagcgtgggactcttgatctcagggttgtgagttcgaaccctggggtagagtttacttagataaataaaacctaaaaaaaaaaaaaaagaaaaaaaggctccTCTGCAATTTTTCGGTAACTCATTCTTCCCTAGCATCATATGTATGATGTGATTAGACCATGATTGCGTGCGTGGAAGTCCTTGTTACCCTGTTTGGTTCTCTTCCCTTAGGAATCAACTCCTTAAAGTTTAGAATTGAACTTTAACTTGTCTAataccaagttttgttttttattgaaggCTGTTTCTGATGCTTGGAAGCTACCCTTTCAGCCACAAAGATGGTCATCAATCTTTGCCTCCCACAGTTCAGACCAAGAGTTTATTGCAACAAGGTAAACAAAACAAGTATGCACATAAGTATAAGATGGGctgcttttcttgttttccccCATTCCTACCTTGTGTACGTGGACTTGATTTAGGCGTCGTGGCAACCTTCTCTGTTTCAGATCCCACCAGGTGATACTTAGGTAAGCATGGGTCAGGCTGCCCCTCTAGAGTCATACAACACTGTTAGAAGGTGAGCTGTGGGTCATTTTTCTGGAGGGTCATATTCATTGTGCTCCTCCCTCTGATGATAAATTTTAATCCTGCTCAAAGTCCTAGTGAAGGTAGAGAGCTACTGTCTCTCCCCTGCCGTTCTTCCCACTTACTTCTCACACGAGAAATAATGGCTTGTATTTGTTATTTGGATTCCTTCTTTATTACCTGAATTAAGCTGCTTCCCCTTTTGTACAAAGGCGGTATCTTTCCACAGCCCAGAACAAGGTGTAAGGATACTGCAAGGGGAAATTTGAACCCTCCCTTAATTTGGACCTTCTGCACACAGCGTACTATTTCAGGTTCCCAGACTGTGAAACTGATTTCTTCCAACAGAGATACaggtacccccacccccacccccgcccttccCTGCTATCTGAGAAGAACATTCCTATGAAACCTTTCATAAGCTGAAATGGCATATGATGAAGAGTATCCCCTGCTTTCCAGAAGTTCACTTTAGGCCACTTTGATTTTACAAAAGACCTATGTTAGTgtaataatgactttttttttgtaaaagcaaaaagtCTCTGAAttctggatttcttttggttagcaAAAACAGGTATTAATGTAGGTCTTTATAAAAGCAAAGTGGTGTGATGTGAACTTTCAGATgcccagggttgggggtggggtatcTGTATCTTAAAATCTCTACCAGTTATAACAAATACTAGAAATTTAAGATGGGAGAAAGTTACCCATACTCCCACCCCCATAGCATATTCACTTTTCTGGATTTCCCACAGTATTGTGGTCCTTATTTctgaacacacatttttttaaccaAGTTCCAACAATCACAGATGTACCAGAAGATTGTTTATTGTGTCTTGCTAGGGAAACTGTTATAATTGGTAGAGTccaaatacaaaattaagaactttaatGAATATCTTTGTTTTCCCATAAGACACTATGGTTTCATCctcttaaattaaaaaggaaaaaaaaaacccactagtTTATCTGCTCTTTTATTTTGAAGGGATTTTTGGTTGGGTTGAACAGTTCTGTtgcttgggtttgtttgtttttttttttaagattcctcctatttatttgtcagagacagagagggaacacaagcaggggaagtaggagaggaagaagcaggcttcccacagagcagggagcccaatgcaggtcttgatcccaggccAGTGGGTTCATGAcccaacccaaaggcagaggcttaacgactaagccacccaggcattccagttGTTCGTATTTTTTAAGGATGGGCTGTACTTGGGAACAAATTGCCCTTGGCCTTTGACCTGACTTTGAATGcatcctcctccaccccccaaaagACAGGAGAATTTGGTGTAATAGAGGCCATTTTAAATGAggaacttaatattttctttaaataattttcttagaaGTGGTAAGTTCTTGAAAACTAGTTGCCTTTGTTTGGATCGCATCAAATGAATGCATTTCATGTTTGTCATTAACTCTAGATATCAGCTGATGGTTACGAAGTAGAAAATCTCATCTCTGAAGACCTCACAAAGAGAAGTCGTGGTTTTAGGACAGAATATTTCATTAAGCCACCAGTCTATGTGAcagtttcctttcccttcagtGTGGAAATCTGTAGGATTAACATAGACCTCGCGGTGGGGGGAGGCCAGAATGTCACAGGCCTGGAAATGTACACATCTGCCTCGTCCGGCAGAGCATCCTGGAATGCCCCCGAGTGCCGGACCCCGGGCCTGGCCGAGCCATCCATCCCAGACAAGGAGGCATTCACCTTGGTAGGCAAAGTCTTACTGAAAAACCAGAGCCAAGTGGTGTTTAGCCACAGGGGCTTCAAGGCCAGGCCACCTTTTGGCCCAATGGAAGCCACactcccctctcctgctgtcgTGACACAGGAGCTCTGGAATAAAGGGGGCCTTTCTCTTAGCCACGTGGCCCATCTCAAGATCTGTATCACCCACGTGACAGGCAGCGGTATCCCTTGCATTAGACGATTAGAAGTGTGGGGCCAGCCGGCTAAAACCTGCTCTCAGGAGGTGATAGACAGCATCATGCTGCTGGCCTCTGAGAGTCTCCCTCAGGACCTGGCTCTGCAGGCCCCAGCCTTGCCCATGGAGAGTGACTGTGATCCTGGAGGCCTGTCTGAGGGCCAGCAGGCCCCCTCTAGCCTGCAGGAGCTCGCTGAGGTGATCCGGGATGTGCCTGAGGAGTTCCTGGATCCCATTACCCTGGAGATCATGCCTTGCCCCATGCTGCTGCCCTCAGGCAAGGTCATTGACCAGAGCACGCTGGAGAAGTGTAACCGCAGCGAAGCCGTGTGGGGCCGCGTGCCCAGCGACCCTTTCACAGGGGTAGCCTTTACCCCACATTCTCAGCCCCTGCCTCACCCCTCCCTGAAGGCCCGGATCGACCATTTTCTGCTCCAGCACTCCATCCCTGGCTGCCATCTGCTCGGGAGAGCACAGACTGCATTGGCGGTGACACCGTCTTCCATTGCTCTGCCCTCTCGGAAGAGGAGGATGGAGCAGGCCGAACGCACCCCAGACGGGAGCCTCGGTATCAACACTTCCTGTTTTTCTACCACAAGCCTTCTGGTCTCACCCACTACCTCAGAGCACACtgctaagaaaatgaaagctgCCAGTGAGCTGGGCCTGACACACATGGACTGCTCCACAGGTACTCCGCATTCTACATCCATGTCCATGGTCATCCCCATGCTTCCCAGGTGACGCTTGGCACCGTCACCCTGTGTTTTCTGCTTTGCCACCTTAAATTCGCCCCACACATACTGACGTAAAACACCGTGCATGTGTGACCTCATAGCTTCTCTGGTCAGGAGTCCGGGCGTGGTTTGGCAGGGACACCTGCTTCAGGGTCT comes from Mustela nigripes isolate SB6536 chromosome 7, MUSNIG.SB6536, whole genome shotgun sequence and encodes:
- the LOC132021775 gene encoding RING finger protein 37 isoform X2 → MVINLCLPQFRPRVYCNKISADGYEVENLISEDLTKRSRGFRTEYFIKPPVYVTVSFPFSVEICRINIDLAVGGGQNVTGLEMYTSASSGRASWNAPECRTPGLAEPSIPDKEAFTLVGKVLLKNQSQVVFSHRGFKARPPFGPMEATLPSPAVVTQELWNKGGLSLSHVAHLKICITHVTGSGIPCIRRLEVWGQPAKTCSQEVIDSIMLLASESLPQDLALQAPALPMESDCDPGGLSEGQQAPSSLQELAEVIRDVPEEFLDPITLEIMPCPMLLPSGKVIDQSTLEKCNRSEAVWGRVPSDPFTGVAFTPHSQPLPHPSLKARIDHFLLQHSIPGCHLLGRAQTALAVTPSSIALPSRKRRMEQAERTPDGSLGINTSCFSTTSLLVSPTTSEHTAKKMKAASELGLTHMDCSTGPVSHEQKLSQSLEVALTSTLGSMPSFTARLTRGQLQHLGTRESSTSWRPGSCSAWERPRPRVRLLQKSVFSLLQKGASVPASLWPPPMPAVPG
- the LOC132021775 gene encoding RING finger protein 37 isoform X1, whose amino-acid sequence is MVINLCLPQFRPRVYCNKISADGYEVENLISEDLTKRSRGFRTEYFIKPPVYVTVSFPFSVEICRINIDLAVGGGQNVTGLEMYTSASSGRASWNAPECRTPGLAEPSIPDKEAFTLVGKVLLKNQSQVVFSHRGFKARPPFGPMEATLPSPAVVTQELWNKGGLSLSHVAHLKICITHVTGSGIPCIRRLEVWGQPAKTCSQEVIDSIMLLASESLPQDLALQAPALPMESDCDPGGLSEGQQAPSSLQELAEVIRDVPEEFLDPITLEIMPCPMLLPSGKVIDQSTLEKCNRSEAVWGRVPSDPFTGVAFTPHSQPLPHPSLKARIDHFLLQHSIPGCHLLGRAQTALAVTPSSIALPSRKRRMEQAERTPDGSLGINTSCFSTTSLLVSPTTSEHTAKKMKAASELGLTHMDCSTGPVSHEQKLSQSLEVALTSTLGSMPSFTARLTRGQLQHLGTRESSTSWRPGSCSEQPGSVPGPECASCKRVFSPYFKKEPVYQLPCGHLLCRPCLGEKQRSLPMACTACQQPFASQDVLRVHF